From a region of the Cloacibacillus sp. genome:
- the thyX gene encoding FAD-dependent thymidylate synthase: MAVFAKLIAATPEADRIVAAAAKICYSPSGAAEILDGLDPAKTASFLKMLREAGHLSTFEHASFTFAVEGLSRVATHQLVRHRMASYSQQSQRYVEMSGCRCIVPPSVEADARAALIFKAQADAAHEAYMKLVELGVPKEDARFILPHGAETRLVVTMNARELHHFFALRLCRRAQWEIRDAARAMLREVRAAAPLLFETAGPSCVVSGKCTEAHPCGEPYKNMESLLSE; this comes from the coding sequence ATGGCCGTTTTTGCAAAACTAATAGCAGCAACGCCCGAGGCCGACCGCATTGTAGCGGCGGCGGCGAAAATTTGCTACAGCCCGTCCGGCGCTGCGGAAATTCTTGACGGCCTTGACCCGGCAAAGACCGCCTCTTTTTTGAAAATGCTGCGCGAGGCGGGACATCTCTCCACCTTTGAACACGCTTCGTTTACCTTCGCCGTAGAAGGACTGAGCCGTGTCGCGACCCACCAGTTGGTGCGTCACAGAATGGCCAGCTACTCTCAGCAGAGCCAGCGCTATGTAGAGATGTCGGGTTGCCGCTGCATCGTGCCTCCGTCGGTCGAAGCGGACGCGAGGGCCGCGCTTATCTTCAAAGCTCAGGCTGACGCCGCTCATGAGGCCTACATGAAGCTCGTCGAGCTTGGCGTGCCGAAGGAAGACGCGCGCTTCATACTGCCGCACGGAGCGGAGACGCGCCTCGTCGTCACGATGAACGCGCGCGAGCTGCATCATTTCTTCGCGCTGCGCCTTTGCCGTCGCGCCCAGTGGGAGATACGCGACGCCGCGCGCGCGATGCTGCGCGAAGTGCGCGCCGCAGCTCCGCTGCTCTTTGAGACGGCGGGGCCGTCATGCGTAGTCTCAGGGAAATGCACGGAGGCGCACCCCTGCGGAGAACCGTATAAAAATATGGAGAGCCTGCTTTCCGAATGA
- the rpmE gene encoding 50S ribosomal protein L31, translated as MKKDIHPKYEVCKVTCACGNTFETKSTVGDMRVSVCSACHPFYTGKKGRVIEAGRLEKFRQKYAGVDYGQKNVKETAE; from the coding sequence TTGAAGAAGGATATCCACCCGAAATATGAAGTCTGCAAGGTGACCTGTGCCTGCGGCAATACATTTGAAACAAAGTCAACAGTCGGAGACATGAGAGTTTCCGTCTGCAGCGCATGCCATCCTTTCTACACCGGCAAAAAGGGCCGCGTCATCGAAGCGGGGCGTCTTGAGAAATTCCGTCAGAAATATGCCGGAGTTGACTACGGACAGAAGAATGTGAAAGAGACCGCCGAATAG